The DNA window tcaagtcagacactcaaccgactgagtcacccaggtgcctccttaaGAGGAATTTTCCTAAGTGCTAGCTTAAGGAAAGGAATCTGGGGATTCAGGGAGTAGCAGAAACCTATTACTTTAGGAAATAACATGCGTAAAGGAAGTGGACTTCCTATATTGCGTTTTCCCACCAATggccatagttttgtttttgttgtttttttgtttgtcttttatttttttatctaaagAAGTACTTGAGAAGTCATTACTAATGTAACAAAAACACAGGGACCTGTCAATGATTTCAGTCCATAATTATATCCTTAGTTGAGGCATTTAATAGTAATAAGTAGCTGATGCCTCCTGGatacatgtatttaataaaatttattaatttttagaaaagaaacttAGAGAGTACttgaatttttatccatttatataattatttcatcagagaaaattttatcaagaaataaatgtattcttaCCTTTCAGAATATAGGCTgaattatatatctatttattttcaataactaTGAAAACTTATCTTCCATGTATTAAGGTTTTGCTTCATAGGAAGACACTGGAAAACAACAGTGCACATTCTGAGTTGACTCTGTAActatctgtgtgaccttaggtGCACTATTTTCTCTGCATATCGGTTTTCTTAACtacaaaatgatttataaatactttcatttcttagtttaaaaaaaacatttgttacttgtgtgatttttaaaaattatatagctTTGAAAGCTAATCATAAtgccttcctttttcttaattagaaaaaaacacaaaactcctGCCTTGCCATCCTTAGAGGATTGCTATAACAATTAAATAAGATGCTATATGTACAGTAGCATTGAAACCTACATAACACCTTATAAAATGTTTGCTGGTGATTATTATAGCGGTAGAATCTTTTGTGGGTCTGAagcatattctttcatttctacaAGGCAggatctctttcttcctttttttttttttcctcctaaaacaTTATTCTTAGATCAATACTAAAGATactttttgaagcattttaaaatcaCCTCAAGAAATGTCCCCTACAATGCAATTTGGGCATCAAAGATTATTAGAATTAATGTAATCATTTACAGGCAATCTTCCTACCAATTATTTTCTGGCAGTGGGGCAAATTCCAAGACTTTATGTCAGTGAGGCACCCTGGAGTGGCTTGGTCATCTTCGCGAGTTTAATAACCATTGCAAGCAATTTTCAGTCTGCTTTGCAGATGTTGCTGCCAATTCATTTTTAGCCAAGCCctttgcttttctgatttttctcttcctatttctctGAGGATTTAACCCCGTGTGGGAAGAAACCCTGACATTTACAGTACACATGCCAGACATCGCTTTGGTTCGGTTCTTGGTGTGGGATCATGATCCAATTGGACGAGACTTCGTTGGACAAAGAACCGTGACCTTCAGCAGCTTAGTGCCCGGTAGGCAGAGGCGGGCCTCTCCTCTCTGGGCAGACCGTTCAGTTTTTTTGGgaaaatttaatatatgatatGTGATATATACAACGTCTggcatatatgttatataaaatgtggtatatgtgtgtTAACATGTTTTTGAAATGTAAAGAATTATAGTAAAGTCAAATACTTCATTTACTTGCACCCATGGGAAAGCCAAATGTAAGTCCAAGTAAAaggaaactgttttctttgcttttctcaggCTACCGGCATGTCTATCTGGAAGGACTGACAGAAGCATCTATATTTGTCCATATAACAATCAATGAAATCTATGGAAAGGTGAGAAAGAGTATAGGGCTTAAAGTCATGTGCGATAATAATATGGTCCttaacaaagttatttttttgaCTAATTGCTTCAAAGGCACATACATCTTGACAAAGTTCTCTAGCAGAAAACCAGTGAGAAGCCCAGCAAGCCCCGTGTGCCAGGCTGTCAGGTCCTGTCCTGATCCACATATGCTCCTTCCACTGTTTTGGGGTATGGCCTCTCTGGGCTTAGGAGAAAACTGCTATTCTCTCAGAAGCTCCTTTGTATATTTATTGTTAGTACAACAGTAAATATTAACCTAAACattgagttttattttactaCTTAAGAAGACCTAGCCACTGTAGCAGGCAATGTGGTGTCTCAGATATTTGATGAATTACCAGCACTAACCAGACTGTGATTCTAGCCCGTTCTTGGGGGGATGCATTCATTTGGTGCCCTTGTATTTAGCCGAAAACCTGAAACTCCATGAATGCATTTAAAGCCACTCACAGGACTTTTAAGGATGTTATAAGGACTTTCTTTTAAGAACTAGACGACAAGAATGTATTCTAGTTTTCTCCTGATGCGACTCTCTTCATTACACAACTCATTTGAGGTTTACAAATCAATAGGCTGTCCTTTAGTCATGCCAAGTAATTGGGGACTTGGCCACTAGaatgaattcctgggaccagatgtgATTTGGAGGAACTATTAGGATCTTCTTGGCTAGCACCTAGGAATGTCCAGTGCTCTCTATTAGAAAAGTCCGCACTGCTTGGGGTTTCTCTTGTAGAGTTACAGACATTCTCTGTGCcttagcttcctcatctataaaggtCGGGTAAAAATAGTACCCATCTCATAAAAAACTACATTATCCTTAGAAAGCTGCCTGACATAGAGTAAATGCTTAAAAATGTTGGCTGATATTAATATCATGACTATAAGTCAATTTCTAGGGAGTGGACCAGTTCAGGCTGAATTAGGGGGTATAAGGTTTTTCCTTCCATCAGTTGGTATGGGAGGGGCACTAAAGATTCTAATGTCTAAGAGTGCTGgagttttcttctttgactttcttGTAGTCCTCGGTTTCTGTCTGTGCTGTTCATCTgacataaatacacagaaatgtaAATGTCGGAAGATGATTCTTGAGCTTCTAGGGATCCCAGCCTAACTAAGTAGTATCTCTAGTATTTATCCTCTTGAGGGAAACAGTAAcattcagaatttatttaaaacttgaGCCAGGAAGGAATCAAAGTGTTCCATAGGATTTCTGTTCTCCTAAATAGAAGCCTACTTCTAAGTCGCATTATGGATTACTTTGGAGGTGTATTTGGGTTGGGATGCATAAAGCACAATGTGGCGGTGATGAGCGGAGTACCTCATGAAGCTGAAATCACTGAAGGTGAAAGGAGTGCTAGACGCATATGCGTTCTCATCTTTTGTTGTTACTTGTACACTTGTACAAGTGTACACTTGTACACTTTCTTGAATGAGCCCACATTGTGTtctgttgtgtttgttttctttccttgcagTGGAGCCCTTTAATACTCAACCCCAGTTATACTATATTGCACTTTCTAGGAGCTACAAAGGTAGTTTCTCGGCATGGTGCCCTGTTCGTGCtgacatgtttctttttaaatggtcATGGCAGCATGCTCTCATACCACTCCATTTCCTGCTTCCCACTTGGAAACATGCATCTGTTGCTTTAAGGTGGCTTGAAGTTCATAGCAGTCTATTAAGTGTGGAAACATTTCCCATCACCTTGCCATCTCCGGGTAGGAAGcttctgggtggcttggttgcaAAAAACGGAAGGTTGCCTCATCACAAAGTAAGGTCCATAAGGCGTGCATGACATTGTGTCAACATGCTGTGAGCTGCAGTTTTCTTGGTTTGAATATCCTTCGATGGTTGTACGATGTTGCTGTGTGTCCACTTTTCATGGAGCTGTCATTTGGAAGGCAAGTTGTTGACACAATGGGATTTGCTTAACCCAGGCGTCCTCCTTTTGTGTCTTCAGAACAGACAGCTCCAAGGTCTGAAGGGATTGTTCAATAAGAATCCCAGGCACGGTTCTTCGGAAAACAATTCCCATTACGTTCGGAAACGATCCATTGGAGACAGGATTTTGCGACGCACAGCCAGTGCTCCGgccaaaggcagaaaaaagagcaaaatgggCTTCCAGGAAATGGTAGAGATTAAGGATTCTGTGTCGGAGGCTTCAAGAGATCAAGACGGTGTCCTGAGGAGGACCACACGGAGTTTGCAAGAGCGCcctgtctctttgcctgttgACAAAAGTCTTCTGGGGGCTTTGTCACTGCCTATATCTGCAACAGCAAAAGacactgaaggaaaagaacactCCCTGGGTAAGATGCTTTATGTTTCTCTAAGAACAACTCTTTTGAAGCCATATTTTGGTCCCTGATTACCATTATGACCTGGTTGACATTTTATAGTCAaagtaaaaatatactaaaaaatagtttttaatgttAACTTTAGGCCAGATTTTAAACGtcggggagaaggggaaagaactATTTCCCAGTCCCCTAAAGTCTTAAAATAACACTGACATTTGAAATTGATAGTGAGGGGGATAAGGGGAGCAATCAGGTGTGACAGTATGGAGCCCGGGGGTCTGTGAGGTGTCCTAGGGGAGGTGAAACAGACAAAACTGGAGCAGAGATCTTGGTTTTCCAAGTGGGTTTAATATTTACTGATTGTTCTAggtaaaatagaattatattgattttttatttgaggTTGGATACAGTAATATTTCTTACCCCAACATACAACACATTTCCATGATTAGAAATGTTTATGGAGAAAGAAGTCAAGCTAGATGTCAAAAGCAAGTCATCTTCTTCACTTGAGAAATCTTTGCTTTCTCAAGGGTAGCTCAGGCAGTGTTTTCCTGTGGCCTCATTTCCCTGATCCCTGGATGTTGGCAGGGAAGGAAGCATGTCTATGGCTCCTGTCCAGTTATAGGCTCCTCAGGCATACAGATCAAGCCTTACCTGTCTTTTCCCCTAATCTGAGCATAATGCTTCGCTCATACCAAGAACTTGGTAAAAAATAATGCCTGCTTTGCAAGGTACCAGAGAGCTCCTGAGTTGTGGCAGTGACTCTTTCCTCTGACTTTTGTAAAGGAAGTATCAAAACTGTCCATTTGATGTCTCCATGACAAAAGTGTTTTAATTAAATCAGGATCATCTCAGACAAATATAATGTGATACCTGTTTACTTTAGGGAAATTCTCCTTCTATCATACAGTCTAATTTCAGTGTCCCACTTTCTCACAAACTCCCTGTTCCTTggattgatttttattataagatattctagggaaacaaatgaatttttgaaTGGCTTatttgaagggagaaaaaagtttaaaattttgaaaattcactAAGAGCAGTGTCAGAGAAGTGATGAAATATGtgctttaaagtttatttcaaaatCCTGTTTTGGGAGAAAATAAAGCTGTACTCAATAGAAATAAATACTGGTTAATCCAGAAAACAGTATTGAGTTGATGCATATTTCCTCCCTTAAACAGCTTTATAAATTTGTCATTCTCATTTATATTATATGAGACTTGTGGTAAATATAGAACAAACAAAGCCATGCAATGATTCAAGttataatgtagaaaaaaaataagtggagaaAATGCAGAATACAAAATTCTATATATAATTCTGTCCCTCTAAAAGAGCTTATAGTAGCTCTCTCTGAGTGGTAACATCAtaggatatttaatttttttctttataatttttggaTTTGTCAAACTTTTTATGATGAATTTTTCTTTAGTTAGGAAGatattttaataagataaataaattcttctttcttataTATCCTgactgaaaacatttaaaaaaacactattgAGAGAATTAGGTAAAAAATAATCGAACATTTGATACAGTATGAGCATTATCCTAAGTATGATGGGGTACCCCAAATTCCTTTGAATTGTGTGTTTTTATAGATTTCTATTCTGTGCCTAATAACTTACTGCCTCTTTTAGAGGAGAATGCAATATGAAAtttgcatattaaaaacaaaaatatgattaagaaaatattagatATTAACAATGGCATAGAATTGGTCACCAAGTCTTTACTTTTACACCTCAGAATCAGTAGATACtggtattttaatacatttattgcACCGTccagtctgcttttttttttttaaataatatgatttGTGATTTTTTACTAATCCATGTGTAACTTTGAAAGCTTGTAGTATCTTGCTTACAGGTACCGCAATACTTTGTTTAACAGAACtgtcttgttctatttttattgccATGCTTCTGTGTAGTACAAATCTGAATAGGAAACAACTTAAGGTAATCCTCACTGTAAAAGTATGGTAActcattgacatttttttttgaCAATGACTATTACATCCTTAGCTGATGTAATAGATACTCAAAGGGAAGCTTCAGTGAAAttcctataaatatattttaccattTATTCATCACACAGACACTTTGTTGCAAACCTCTGCAATCCATAACTATATTTTGTCACGATGTAACAGATTTACATTCTCCATTTGTCTGTCTGAAGACAAACATGAGTGTTTGCAGGGTCTACAAAAAGTGATACATATTACCTAAAATGTTGTTTGTTTCATTCAGCAGAAGATaaggatggaagaagaaaagggaaggcaaGTATAAAAGACCAACATTTGCCAAATTTCAACAAAAAGCTATCCTCTTCCTCTAGCGCCCTCCTCCACAAAGACATCAACCAGGGGGACTCCACCATTTCTGTTGCCAACACGCCAATCACGGGAGAACAGTTGGGAGTGGCAGGTCCCAAGGGTGGGAGAACCAAAGCAAATGTGTCAGGTGATGGCCAGGAACAGGAGTGCCCCAGCAGATTCCTCTCCCCAAGGCAGCATTTGGCTCTTGATCCTACAGTTACCCTAACACAAGGTCCATGTGGTGTGAAAACCAAGGCAAATGGGAATGCTGGAGGCTTTGCCGAGGAAAAAAGTACATTGTCAGGGAACATTTTTTCTCAAAGCAGCCTGGAGATTAAGAATTTGGAAGGGAGTTGGATTACGGGCCGAGCTGCAACCTCCTTTTCTTTGTCAGACGTCTCTGTGCTCTGTTCTGACATACCTGACTCGCATTCTACTGCCATTCAGCAGGAGAGTGAAATTTCCCATCTTATTGACAATGTCACGTTAACCAATGAGAATGAGCCAGGCAGTTCTATTTCAGCACTGATTGGCCAGTCTGAGGAGACCAGTGATCAGGCAAACCTCACAGTTGTTTCTCAGCCCCCTAGCACCACTGTCACGTCAAGTCATCCTTCCTTACCCACCTTGGAGCAAAAGATGCCCTTCAGGCATGACTTTTCCATGGGAAAATCCAAATCATCCTTCCTGTGCTCGTCTCCTGCCCCGATTGCCTTCTCAAGTCCTGAGACCTCCAAACACTCAACACACACGGACTGTGAAACTACGTGCACTCCTGTCTCCAAAGCCAAGCCAGATGACATGCTTCCCGGTCAGGCCAAGACAGGGGCTGTGGAAAACGACCTGCATGGGTCCTATACTTCTCACTGCTGGTTACCAAAAAGTCCCACCAATGGCAAAGAGTGGGAAACACTAAAAAACCACAGCCCCTCCACTTCCACCGACTTGGCACTGGGAGAGGTCATAGCAGAAACCACTCTCTCTTTAAATTCTGGAGAGAGCAGTCTCGTGGAAGTGGACGGAGACTCAGAAAACCTGTCCATAACAACCTACGAATATAGAAGAGAGGACACAAGTCACTCTGCGTCTCCCTTAAAACCAGAGTATGGCCAGGATGTGGTGGAACATTTTCAAAGACGTTTGAGGAACGGCTACCGTAAAGAGACTTTTCCCCCTTCTGTCTCTGAAATACTCAACAATATTCAAGATGTCAAAAATCAAAGTATTTCTTGTCTAGCCTACCCGGGTGCTGGTTTTCTGCACAACTGTTCAAATTTAGACACAAAAGTGAACCAGACCTGTGGGCCCCTGTCCAGTGATGAAGGCATGCACGCCCCTGCACCCAGGCAGCCCACgcaccctcctctgcctgctctgaaGCTGCCCAGCCCTTGCAAATCCAAAAGTCTGGGGGACTTAACATCAGAGGACATTGCCTGCAACTTTGAAAGCAAGTACCAGTGCATTAGTAAGAGTTTTGTTACAACCGGCATTAGAGACAAGAAGGGCGTGACCACGAAGACGAAGTCATTAGAGCCCATAGACGCCCTGACCGAGCAGCTGCGGAAGCTTGTGTCTTTCGACCAGGAAGAGGGCTGTCAGGTGCTCTATTCCAAGCCAGATGCCAGTCATTTCCCCAGGGCACTGGTCCGAAAGTTGTCATCCAGAAGCCAGAGCAGAGTGCGCAACATTGCCAGCCGTGCCAAGGAAAAGCAGGAAGCCAACAAGCAAAAAGTCATCAACCCCAGCCACGCGGGAGGAGTGGTTCTGCGAAACAAACCCTCGGCGCCCCTGCCCGCTGGCAACCGGCACTCCACCGGCTCGTACATCGCTGGCTACCTGCGGAGCAGCAAAGCGGGTGGCTTGGAAGGCCGCGGCATCCCAGAAGGGGCATGTGCCGCCTTGCGCCCTGGCTATGGCGACCCGTTTTGCTCGGATCATTCCATTCTGCAGACCGAGCCCAACAGTGAGGATaaaccagaaatttattttctcttgagaCTGTGAATTACATCAAGCTGCATTTTCAATGTTTACAAGGTATTCTGTAGAATTGTCAGAGTTTTCAGTAAACATGGTCTTGcctttgaaatgattttaaaaatgtatttttaaacttgtaTTTGGTCTCCCTTTGACTCCCCGTGTTCTTCCTGTTTCTGCATTTGTATATAGATTGGGGTGACATTTCCCTCTGCGTATGATCTTTCTCCCCTGGAGTGTAAACGCTCTCTGTATGAAATATGTGCATGCTTTGGTTGTGAAACTTAGCAGCAGCTTGGGTTCTGATGTCTGTCTGTTTCTCCGCCATGCTTTCTACTCTGCCCTCAGATCACAGTCACAAATGTACTCGGTTTTACTCTATCATTGTTGAGGTCATTAAGAAACTTCGCAAAGGACAAAGggataaattctttattttaaagctgttatcatcattcttagtttttcttcttccttgagaAGACCAGATGCATTTTTATAACTCAGtcaaaagaagattaaaatagTTACCCTGCCTTTTAAGATTTCCCTACCCTGTGCAGAATGAGTTCAGAGGAGATTGGTAGCGgttccccccccacaccccatacCCTCTCATTTTAGAGTAGACTGTGAGGGTATGAACATAAAGCAAACTTCTGTATATAAGGACAAAATTGTTTTACAtaaattttgttacatatttttgcTAATGGCTTTGTATGTAACAAGAACACAGTTGCCAAGCTATTTGTTGTACTTTTGAATTTTCTGATTAAATTATAGACTGCAAATAATGGCTTTCAGAATGAGGGACTTCTGTCAGACACTAACAGTAATAGTAACACAAGATTGAAAACATCCCCAGAGCtgtcaagcaaaaaaaaaaaaaaaaaaaaaaaaaaaaaaaaaaaaaaaaaaaaaaaacaaaaagaagaagaagaaaaatattttctcataataaaatCCAAGTAAATAGATAATTAGAAGAAACCTTTTCCCTTCATGGAGCCAAGTAACTATATTTTAGTACCAACATATGTTATTTTCGCTGtgaatccatttttttattgcatgtTCAGAtgtccttctttgctttttttgtaaTATTAACTGCAATGATGTTCTTCTTGGAATTCATGGAAATATAATTAAAGCAGATTTTTAAGcactttgtgaattttttttttttcaactggaGTTCATATGATGATTGCTGAGTAAGGGACCCAGCGTGCTCAgaactattttccttttcatcttcacAGAAGAAGAGATAACTTCTACAGGGGATAGTTTCAAGCAGCAATTTATGTCTCAGTGTTTTCATTATGCTTTAAAGATCATATTTGTGAGGTGacttgaaaagaaatcaaatgtaaTGGGTTTCTTTGCATTCTGTGTTAATATTGCTAGTTTAAAAATAGTACTTCCCAAATCCTGCCCTGGGTATGGGGGCAGCCAAGATGCTGTGTTTGGCAAATCAGACCACCTGAAGGTTTTTTGGATGGGGGAAGAGTGGGGAGCAAAGCAATCAGACCCTGATTATCCTCAGTCCGCAACTCTGAACTTCTCCCTAGTGCTGAggatcttcctctctgtggacaAACCCTGGGATGCTGGTTGGGGTAGGAGTGTAATAGTGAAAGGAAGAGGGACCCTTACTAAACCTGGGAGATTTTTGTCTTCTTGGGGGTTCAAAACCCCCAAAGTTCTATCCTTAGACCttggcttgtttttaaaaagatcgACACAATGTAAAGTTGTTGAAATTCATTTGCAAAGGGATAGAATTTAGCTGCCTTATTTGATAGGATCAgtattatttgagaaaaaaatccaagagttTACATTTGGGTGTCATCTGTGTTTCAGAATGATTTAGAAGTGACATAAATGGTTGGTGCTAAGTGATGGGTCATCAGACCAACCCCCAGACACCATGTGTATCTGTTGTCCATACAAATAGTATTTGTCTACTGATAGGACTTAGGAAAACAGGAAAGAGTGACCTATGATTATATTTGGAGATTAATaataaagaagaggaagcaaTGATGCTTACATTTTAGTACAAGCTTTTAGTGTTCGGATTGGACTCCTGATCAGAGTTTCACTTGTTCGGAGGATGGGTCAGAGACTCATCAGTCCTGAGGAAATCACACAGCAAGTCAGAACTCAAGGATATATTAAAaggtcttttaatttttcttttctcttgagagCTAGCAGGGAGGCCCCAGTCTCTGCAGAGTCTGACTAGAGTAAGCCCTGGGAAGTGTCAACGTTTCCCACTTGGCTCCTTTCTTAGAGATTCTGTAGTAGACGATTCCAAGGCTGGGCAGCAG is part of the Mustela nigripes isolate SB6536 chromosome 2, MUSNIG.SB6536, whole genome shotgun sequence genome and encodes:
- the PLCH1 gene encoding 1-phosphatidylinositol 4,5-bisphosphate phosphodiesterase eta-1 isoform X3 — encoded protein: MSYWNLEKRNCVQYRRHFLVDNSVFHVERCMSVMQSGTQMIKLKRGSKGLVRLFYLDEHRTRLRWRPSRKSEKAKILIDSIYKVTEGRQSEIFHRQAEGHFDPSCCFTIYHGNHMESLDLITSNPEEARTWITGLKYLMAGISDEDSLAKRQRTHDQWVKQTFEEADKNGDGLLNIEEIHQLMHKLNVNLPRRKVRQMFQEADTDENQGTLTFEEFCVFYKMMSLRRDLYLLLLSYSDKKDHLTVDELAQFLKVEQKMSNVTTEYCLDIVRKFEVSEENKAKNVLGIEGFTNFMRSPACDIFNPLHQEVYQDMDQPLCNYYIASSHNTYLTGDQLLSQSKVDMYARVLQEGCRCVEVDCWDGPDGEPVVHHGYTLTSKILFRDVVETINKHAFVKNEFPVILSIENHCSVQQQRKIAQYLKGIFGDKLDLSSVDTGETKQLPSPQSLKGKILVKGKKLPYHLGDDAEEGEVSDEDSADEIEDECKFKLHYNNGTTEHQVESFIRKKLESLLKESQIRDKEDPDSFTVRALLKATHEGLNAHLKQHPDVKENGKRSHGRSLMTNFGKHKQKTTKSRSKSYSTDDEEDTQQNPGKETSQLYRLGRRRKTMKLCRELSDLVVYTNSVAAQDIVDDGTTGNVLSFSETRAHQVVQQKSEQFMIYNQKQLTRIYPSAYRIDSSNFNPLPYWNAGCQLVALNYQSEGRMMQLNRAKFKTNGNCGYVLKPQQMCKGTFNPFSGDPLPANPKKQLILKVISGQQLPKPPDSMFGDRGEIIDPFVEVEIIGLPVDCCKDQTRVVDDNGFNPVWEETLTFTVHMPDIALVRFLVWDHDPIGRDFVGQRTVTFSSLVPGYRHVYLEGLTEASIFVHITINEIYGKNRQLQGLKGLFNKNPRHGSSENNSHYVRKRSIGDRILRRTASAPAKGRKKSKMGFQEMVEIKDSVSEASRDQDGVLRRTTRSLQERPVSLPVDKSLLGALSLPISATAKDTEGKEHSLAEDKDGRRKGKASIKDQHLPNFNKKLSSSSSALLHKDINQGDSTISVANTPITGEQLGVAGPKGGRTKANVSGDGQEQECPSRFLSPRQHLALDPTVTLTQGPCGVKTKANGNAGGFAEEKSTLSGNIFSQSSLEIKNLEGSWITGRAATSFSLSDVSVLCSDIPDSHSTAIQQESEISHLIDNVTLTNENEPGSSISALIGQSEETSDQANLTVVSQPPSTTVTSSHPSLPTLEQKMPFRHDFSMGKSKSSFLCSSPAPIAFSSPETSKHSTHTDCETTCTPVSKAKPDDMLPGQAKTGAVENDLHGSYTSHCWLPKSPTNGKEWETLKNHSPSTSTDLALGEVIAETTLSLNSGESSLVEVDGDSENLSITTYEYRREDTSHSASPLKPEYGQDVVEHFQRRLRNGYRKETFPPSVSEILNNIQDVKNQSISCLAYPGAGFLHNCSNLDTKVNQTCGPLSSDEGMHAPAPRQPTHPPLPALKLPSPCKSKSLGDLTSEDIACNFESKYQCISKSFVTTGIRDKKGVTTKTKSLEPIDALTEQLRKLVSFDQEEGCQVLYSKPDASHFPRALVRKLSSRSQSRVRNIASRAKEKQEANKQKVINPSHAGGVVLRNKPSAPLPAGNRHSTGSYIAGYLRSSKAGGLEGRGIPEGACAALRPGYGDPFCSDHSILQTEPNSEDKPEIYFLLRL
- the PLCH1 gene encoding 1-phosphatidylinositol 4,5-bisphosphate phosphodiesterase eta-1 isoform X4; the encoded protein is MSYWNLEKRNCVQYRRHFLVDNSVFHVERCMSVMQSGTQMIKLKRGSKGLVRLFYLDEHRTRLRWRPSRKSEKAKILIDSIYKVTEGRQSEIFHRQAEGHFDPSCCFTIYHGNHMESLDLITSNPEEARTWITGLKYLMAGISDEDSLAKRQRTHDQWVKQTFEEADKNGDGLLNIEEIHQLMHKLNVNLPRRKVRQMFQEADTDENQGTLTFEEFCVFYKMMSLRRDLYLLLLSYSDKKDHLTVDELAQFLKVEQKMSNVTTEYCLDIVRKFEVSEENKAKNVLGIEGFTNFMRSPACDIFNPLHQEVYQDMDQPLCNYYIASSHNTYLTGDQLLSQSKVDMYARVLQEGCRCVEVDCWDGPDGEPVVHHGYTLTSKILFRDVVETINKHAFVKNEFPVILSIENHCSVQQQRKIAQYLKGIFGDKLDLSSVDTGETKQLPSPQSLKGKILVKGKKLPYHLGDDAEEGEVSDEDSADEIEDECKFKLHYNNGTTEHQVESFIRKKLESLLKESQIRDKEDPDSFTVRALLKATHEGLNAHLKQHPDVKENGKRSHGRSLMTNFGKHKKTTKSRSKSYSTDDEEDTQQNPGKETSQLYRLGRRRKTMKLCRELSDLVVYTNSVAAQDIVDDGTTGNVLSFSETRAHQVVQQKSEQFMIYNQKQLTRIYPSAYRIDSSNFNPLPYWNAGCQLVALNYQSEGRMMQLNRAKFKTNGNCGYVLKPQQMCKGTFNPFSGDPLPANPKKQLILKVISGQQLPKPPDSMFGDRGEIIDPFVEVEIIGLPVDCCKDQTRVVDDNGFNPVWEETLTFTVHMPDIALVRFLVWDHDPIGRDFVGQRTVTFSSLVPGYRHVYLEGLTEASIFVHITINEIYGKNRQLQGLKGLFNKNPRHGSSENNSHYVRKRSIGDRILRRTASAPAKGRKKSKMGFQEMVEIKDSVSEASRDQDGVLRRTTRSLQERPVSLPVDKSLLGALSLPISATAKDTEGKEHSLAEDKDGRRKGKASIKDQHLPNFNKKLSSSSSALLHKDINQGDSTISVANTPITGEQLGVAGPKGGRTKANVSGDGQEQECPSRFLSPRQHLALDPTVTLTQGPCGVKTKANGNAGGFAEEKSTLSGNIFSQSSLEIKNLEGSWITGRAATSFSLSDVSVLCSDIPDSHSTAIQQESEISHLIDNVTLTNENEPGSSISALIGQSEETSDQANLTVVSQPPSTTVTSSHPSLPTLEQKMPFRHDFSMGKSKSSFLCSSPAPIAFSSPETSKHSTHTDCETTCTPVSKAKPDDMLPGQAKTGAVENDLHGSYTSHCWLPKSPTNGKEWETLKNHSPSTSTDLALGEVIAETTLSLNSGESSLVEVDGDSENLSITTYEYRREDTSHSASPLKPEYGQDVVEHFQRRLRNGYRKETFPPSVSEILNNIQDVKNQSISCLAYPGAGFLHNCSNLDTKVNQTCGPLSSDEGMHAPAPRQPTHPPLPALKLPSPCKSKSLGDLTSEDIACNFESKYQCISKSFVTTGIRDKKGVTTKTKSLEPIDALTEQLRKLVSFDQEEGCQVLYSKPDASHFPRALVRKLSSRSQSRVRNIASRAKEKQEANKQKVINPSHAGGVVLRNKPSAPLPAGNRHSTGSYIAGYLRSSKAGGLEGRGIPEGACAALRPGYGDPFCSDHSILQTEPNSEDKPEIYFLLRL